In the genome of Acidobacteriota bacterium, the window CGAGCCGAAAAACTTGGCGCAAACGCTCACCAAGCCATCGAAGACAATCGCGGCGCGACAGCCCGAACCGTTGCCGCAATTGCGGAATTACTTGCGCAGTAAATCAACCGTATCCAACCAGATCGTCACCGGCCCGGAGTTGTGGATTTCGACCAGCATGTCGGCTTGAAAAACGCCGGTTTCGACCTTGAAACCTATCGCGCGCAATCGTTCGACAAACTTTTCATACAGCGGGACGGCCAGTTCGGGGCGAGCGGCGTCGGTGAAACTCGGCCTGCGGCCTTTGCGGCAATCGGCGAAGAGCGTGAATTGCGAAACGACCAACATCTCGGCTTTCACGTCCAGCGCGGACAAATTGAACTTGCCTTCCCCATCGGCGAACACGCGCAAATTGGCGATTTTGTTGGCAAGCAATTCGACCTCGGCTTCGGTGTCGTTCGCGCCAACGCCGAGTAACACGACATAACCTGCGCCGATTTCGCCTGCGAT includes:
- a CDS encoding D-tyrosyl-tRNA(Tyr) deacylase gives rise to the protein MRAILQRVAKGKVSVEGTIAGEIGAGYVVLLGVGANDTEAEVELLANKIANLRVFADGEGKFNLSALDVKAEMLVVSQFTLFADCRKGRRPSFTDAARPELAVPLYEKFVERLRAIGFKVETGVFQADMLVEIHNSGPVTIWLDTVDLLRK